Proteins encoded together in one Leptidea sinapis chromosome 43, ilLepSina1.1, whole genome shotgun sequence window:
- the LOC126977058 gene encoding cryptochrome-1, whose protein sequence is MRCSIKYNWPLLVLNSQSMSVLGSVVHWFRLDLRVHDNLALRNAINEAENRKNFLRPIYIIEPDILKQIRGNRLRFLIQSLHDLDANLRKLNTRLYIVRGKTSECLPELLKKWNVKYLTLQVDIDPFYIKQDEVVENFCDKNDIFVVKRVQHTVYNPQTVLKKNNGNVPLTYQKFLSLVNDIQVKECIEIKKEISEDCKSSDFNSKSYDVPSLTEIGLDESSDFKYPGGESEGLKRLLTYMAKKQWVCSFEKPNTSPNSIEPSTTVLSPYISHGCLSARLFYHKLKQVESEMRHSEPPVSLLGQLMWREFYYTAGTGTENFDRMVGNSLCTQIPWGNNKDHLKAWSEGKTGYPFVDAIMRQLTQEGWIHHLARHMVACFLTRGDLWVSWEEGAKVFEDLLLDYDWSLNAGNWMWLSASAFFYKYFRVYSPVAFGKKTDKDGLYIKKYVPELKKFPSEYIYEPWKAPQSVQRAAGCIIGENYPKRIVDHDKVHKENMKKMSEAYKINKEKKALKRPRSD, encoded by the exons ATGCGttgtagtataaaatataattggccgttattagtattaaattcaCAAAGCATGTCTGTTCTCGGCTCAGTCGTACATTGGTTTCGGTTAGATTTAAGGGTTCACGATAATCTTGCTTTACGTAATGCAATCAATGAG gCTGAAAATCGGAAAAACTTTTTGAGACCAATTTATATAATAGAACCAGATATTCTTAAACAGATTCGTGGTAACAGACTGCGATTTTTAATCCAAAGTCTTCATGACTTAGATGCAAACCTACGAAAACTAAATACCCGCCTATATATTGTTAGAGGAAAAACTAGTGAATGCCTTCCAGAACTGTTAAAAAAGTGGAATGTGAAATATTTGACATTACAAGTTGATATTGACCCATTTTATATAAAGCAAGATGAAGTCGTTGAAAATTTTTGTgataaaaatgatatatttgtAGTAAAAAGAGTTCAACACACAGTATATAACCCTCAAACTGTTCTAAAGAAAAATAATGGTAATGTCCCATTGACATACCAAAAGTTTCTTTCATTAGTTAATGATATTCAAGTAAAAGAgtgtattgaaataaaaaaagaaatatcagAGGATTGTAAGTCTTCTGATTTTAATTCCAAGTCTTATGATGTGCCTAGCTTAACAGAAATAGGATTAGATGAATCTTCAGATTTTAAATATCCCGGTGGGGAAAGTGAAGGCTTGAAAAGACTTTTGACATATATGGCTAAGAAGCAATGGGTTTGCTCATTTGAAAAACCAAATACATCACCTAATAGTATTGAACCAAGTACAACAGTATTAAGTCCATATATTAGCCATGGTTGCTTATCTGCTAGGTTATTTTATCATAAGTTGAAGCAAGTGGAAAGTGAAATGAGACATTCTGAACCACCGGTGTCATTGTTGGGTCAGTTAATGTGGAGAGAATTTTATTATACTGCTGGTACTGGCACAGAGAACTTTGATAGAATGGTTGGCAATTCTTTATGTACACAGATACCTTGGGGCAACAACAAAGACCATTTAAAAGCTTGGTCTGAAGGTAAAACAGGTTACCCATTTGTTGATGCTATCATGCGTCAATTGACACAGGAAGGTTGGATTCATCATTTAGCAAGACACATGGTCGCATGCTTCTTAACCAGAGGAGACTTATGGGTCTCTTGGGAAGAAGGTGCAAAAGTTTTTGAGGATCTGTTACTTGATTATGATTGGTCTTTGAATGCAGGAAATTGGATGTGGCTATCAGCTTCagcatttttttacaaatattttagagTATATAGTCCAGTGGCATTTGGCAAAAAGACTGATAAAGAtggtttatatataaaaaaatatgtaccagAGTTAAAAAAATTCCCATCAGAATATATTTATGAACCCTGGAAAGCACCTCAATCAGTACAAAGGGCTGCTGGTTGTATAATAGGTGAGAATTACCCTAAAAGGATAGTTGATCATGATAAGGTACATaaagaaaatatgaaaaaaatgtcagaagcatataaaattaacaaagaaaAGAAAGCTCTAAAAAGACCTAGATCTGATTAA
- the LOC126977067 gene encoding spermatogenesis associated 6-like protein isoform X4 translates to MPKVIEITIEIDIQKVSCPGVWLCQDGRVSLTVYALGTSYQTCLLPPTFPLMFQDIFYFKKRYQEGCALNNMCCLLKDETIYCELVQWCDDCTSSECVILAQYLGSLNDVLFPPNMCSNDGVDLLMRRSKNFPGILSPKIEIATKVRIDEVWSVSCNNMKSGQKQNKCTCRPPDNEPRQGQVCHSAQYHRNKCKKGRRRSGSRSRSRSGGSRSCCSLDNDAVTCQCPKASLEKDEEPLEVEENMQKNLLESCFIEPEPLYNRYTEKRRYTDKTSTCVCEICKRYYEIFHSNGNC, encoded by the exons ATGCCGAAAGTTATCGAAATAACTATCGAAATCGATATTCAAAAG GTTTCATGTCCAGGGGTTTGGTTGTGTCAGGATGGACGGGTCTCTCTCACAGTGTATGCTCTTGGTACCAGCTATCAGACTTGTCTACTCCCTCCAACATTTCCATTGATGTTCcaggatatattttatttcaaaaagagATATCAGGAGGGATGCGCGCTCAATAATATGTGTTGTTTACTAA AGGATGAAACTATTTACTGTGAATTGGTCCAATGGTGTGATGACTGTACATCAAGTGAATGTGTGATATTGGCTCAGTATCTGGGCTCTCTAAATGATGTATTGTTTCCGCCAAATATGTGTTCCAATGATGGTGTTGACTTGCTAATGAGAAGGTCTAAGAATTTTCCG GGTATACTATCACCAAAAATTGAAATAGCTACCAAGGTGCGAATTGATGAAGTTTGGAGTGTGAGCTGCAATAATATGAAAAGTGgtcaaaaacaaaacaagtgTACCTGCAGGCCGCCGGATAATGAACCCAGGCAAGGGCAAGTGTGTCATTCAGCCCAGTATCACAG gaaCAAATGTAAGAAAGGCAGGAGACGATCAGGGTCACGATCCAGATCTCGGTCAGGTGGTTCCCGCTCATGCTGCAGCCTTGATAATGATGCTGTCACTTGTCAATGCCCCAA AGCCTCGTTAGAAAAAGATGAAGAACCATTGGAAGTTGAGGAGAATATGCAGAAAAATCTTCTTGAGAGCTGCTTCATCGAACCAGAGCCGCTTTACAATAGATACACAGAAAAAAGGCGCTACACCGATAAGACGTCGACATGTGTTTGTGAGATTTGCAAACGGTATTATGAAATATTCCACAGTAATGGCAATTGTTAA
- the LOC126977067 gene encoding spermatogenesis-associated protein 6 isoform X1, with protein MPKVIEITIEIDIQKVSCPGVWLCQDGRVSLTVYALGTSYQTCLLPPTFPLMFQDIFYFKKRYQEGCALNNMCCLLKDETIYCELVQWCDDCTSSECVILAQYLGSLNDVLFPPNMCSNDGVDLLMRRSKNFPGILSPKIEIATKVRIDEVWSVSCNNMKSGQKQNKCTCRPPDNEPRQGQVCHSAQYHRNKCKKGRRRSGSRSRSRSGGSRSCCSLDNDAVTCQCPNPKAKSRANVYDNSARQGRAARKEYSVYNVETSGNLWGANPHDPASESSSFRASLEKDEEPLEVEENMQKNLLESCFIEPEPLYNRYTEKRRYTNKTSTCVCEICKRYYEIFHSNGNC; from the exons ATGCCGAAAGTTATCGAAATAACTATCGAAATCGATATTCAAAAG GTTTCATGTCCAGGGGTTTGGTTGTGTCAGGATGGACGGGTCTCTCTCACAGTGTATGCTCTTGGTACCAGCTATCAGACTTGTCTACTCCCTCCAACATTTCCATTGATGTTCcaggatatattttatttcaaaaagagATATCAGGAGGGATGCGCGCTCAATAATATGTGTTGTTTACTAA AGGATGAAACTATTTACTGTGAATTGGTCCAATGGTGTGATGACTGTACATCAAGTGAATGTGTGATATTGGCTCAGTATCTGGGCTCTCTAAATGATGTATTGTTTCCGCCAAATATGTGTTCCAATGATGGTGTTGACTTGCTAATGAGAAGGTCTAAGAATTTTCCG GGTATACTATCACCAAAAATTGAAATAGCTACCAAGGTGCGAATTGATGAAGTTTGGAGTGTGAGCTGCAATAATATGAAAAGTGgtcaaaaacaaaacaagtgTACCTGCAGGCCGCCGGATAATGAACCCAGGCAAGGGCAAGTGTGTCATTCAGCCCAGTATCACAG gaaCAAATGTAAGAAAGGCAGGAGACGATCAGGGTCACGATCCAGATCTCGGTCAGGTGGTTCCCGCTCATGCTGCAGCCTTGATAATGATGCTGTCACTTGTCAATGCCCCAA TCCCAAAGCCAAGTCTCGTGCCAATGTCTATGACAACTCTGCACGTCAAGGTCGCGCGGCCCGTAAAGAATACAGCGTATATAATGTGGAAACCAGTGGCAACTTGTGGGGAGCAAATCCTCATGATCCCGCCAGTGAATCCAGCAGTTTCAG AGCCTCGTTAGAAAAAGATGAAGAACCATTGGAAGTTGAGGAGAATATGCAGAAAAATCTTCTTGAGAGCTGCTTCATCGAACCAGAGCCGCTTTACAATAGATACACAGAAAAAAGGCGCTACACCAATAAGACGTCGACATGTGTTTGTGAGATTTGCAAACGGTATTATGAAATATTCCACAGTAATGGCAATTGTTAA
- the LOC126977067 gene encoding spermatogenesis-associated protein 6 isoform X2 yields MPKVIEITIEIDIQKVSCPGVWLCQDGRVSLTVYALGTSYQTCLLPPTFPLMFQDIFYFKKRYQEGCALNNMCCLLKDETIYCELVQWCDDCTSSECVILAQYLGSLNDVLFPPNMCSNDGVDLLMRRSKNFPGILSPKIEIATKVRIDEVWSVSCNNMKSGQKQNKCTCRPPDNEPRQGQVCHSAQYHRNKCKKGRRRSGSRSRSRSGGSRSCCSLDNDAVTCQCPNPKAKSRANVYDNSARQGRAARKEYSVYNVETSGNLWGANPHDPASESSSFRASLEKDEEPLEVEENMQKNLLESCFIEPEPLYNRYTEKRRYTDKTSTCVCEICKRYYEIFHSNGNC; encoded by the exons ATGCCGAAAGTTATCGAAATAACTATCGAAATCGATATTCAAAAG GTTTCATGTCCAGGGGTTTGGTTGTGTCAGGATGGACGGGTCTCTCTCACAGTGTATGCTCTTGGTACCAGCTATCAGACTTGTCTACTCCCTCCAACATTTCCATTGATGTTCcaggatatattttatttcaaaaagagATATCAGGAGGGATGCGCGCTCAATAATATGTGTTGTTTACTAA AGGATGAAACTATTTACTGTGAATTGGTCCAATGGTGTGATGACTGTACATCAAGTGAATGTGTGATATTGGCTCAGTATCTGGGCTCTCTAAATGATGTATTGTTTCCGCCAAATATGTGTTCCAATGATGGTGTTGACTTGCTAATGAGAAGGTCTAAGAATTTTCCG GGTATACTATCACCAAAAATTGAAATAGCTACCAAGGTGCGAATTGATGAAGTTTGGAGTGTGAGCTGCAATAATATGAAAAGTGgtcaaaaacaaaacaagtgTACCTGCAGGCCGCCGGATAATGAACCCAGGCAAGGGCAAGTGTGTCATTCAGCCCAGTATCACAG gaaCAAATGTAAGAAAGGCAGGAGACGATCAGGGTCACGATCCAGATCTCGGTCAGGTGGTTCCCGCTCATGCTGCAGCCTTGATAATGATGCTGTCACTTGTCAATGCCCCAA TCCCAAAGCCAAGTCTCGTGCCAATGTCTATGACAACTCTGCACGTCAAGGTCGCGCGGCCCGTAAAGAATACAGCGTATATAATGTGGAAACCAGTGGCAACTTGTGGGGAGCAAATCCTCATGATCCCGCCAGTGAATCCAGCAGTTTCAG AGCCTCGTTAGAAAAAGATGAAGAACCATTGGAAGTTGAGGAGAATATGCAGAAAAATCTTCTTGAGAGCTGCTTCATCGAACCAGAGCCGCTTTACAATAGATACACAGAAAAAAGGCGCTACACCGATAAGACGTCGACATGTGTTTGTGAGATTTGCAAACGGTATTATGAAATATTCCACAGTAATGGCAATTGTTAA
- the LOC126977067 gene encoding spermatogenesis associated 6-like protein isoform X3 — MPKVIEITIEIDIQKVSCPGVWLCQDGRVSLTVYALGTSYQTCLLPPTFPLMFQDIFYFKKRYQEGCALNNMCCLLKDETIYCELVQWCDDCTSSECVILAQYLGSLNDVLFPPNMCSNDGVDLLMRRSKNFPGILSPKIEIATKVRIDEVWSVSCNNMKSGQKQNKCTCRPPDNEPRQGQVCHSAQYHRNKCKKGRRRSGSRSRSRSGGSRSCCSLDNDAVTCQCPKASLEKDEEPLEVEENMQKNLLESCFIEPEPLYNRYTEKRRYTNKTSTCVCEICKRYYEIFHSNGNC; from the exons ATGCCGAAAGTTATCGAAATAACTATCGAAATCGATATTCAAAAG GTTTCATGTCCAGGGGTTTGGTTGTGTCAGGATGGACGGGTCTCTCTCACAGTGTATGCTCTTGGTACCAGCTATCAGACTTGTCTACTCCCTCCAACATTTCCATTGATGTTCcaggatatattttatttcaaaaagagATATCAGGAGGGATGCGCGCTCAATAATATGTGTTGTTTACTAA AGGATGAAACTATTTACTGTGAATTGGTCCAATGGTGTGATGACTGTACATCAAGTGAATGTGTGATATTGGCTCAGTATCTGGGCTCTCTAAATGATGTATTGTTTCCGCCAAATATGTGTTCCAATGATGGTGTTGACTTGCTAATGAGAAGGTCTAAGAATTTTCCG GGTATACTATCACCAAAAATTGAAATAGCTACCAAGGTGCGAATTGATGAAGTTTGGAGTGTGAGCTGCAATAATATGAAAAGTGgtcaaaaacaaaacaagtgTACCTGCAGGCCGCCGGATAATGAACCCAGGCAAGGGCAAGTGTGTCATTCAGCCCAGTATCACAG gaaCAAATGTAAGAAAGGCAGGAGACGATCAGGGTCACGATCCAGATCTCGGTCAGGTGGTTCCCGCTCATGCTGCAGCCTTGATAATGATGCTGTCACTTGTCAATGCCCCAA AGCCTCGTTAGAAAAAGATGAAGAACCATTGGAAGTTGAGGAGAATATGCAGAAAAATCTTCTTGAGAGCTGCTTCATCGAACCAGAGCCGCTTTACAATAGATACACAGAAAAAAGGCGCTACACCAATAAGACGTCGACATGTGTTTGTGAGATTTGCAAACGGTATTATGAAATATTCCACAGTAATGGCAATTGTTAA